A portion of the Pseudomonadota bacterium genome contains these proteins:
- a CDS encoding DUF4160 domain-containing protein, whose amino-acid sequence MPELSRFFGIVVRMFFNDHEPPHFHASYGEDEALIAIDTLSVIRGHLPRRALALSVEWAVFHREELRTDWELARSGKPLAGIAPLE is encoded by the coding sequence GTGCCGGAGTTGAGCAGATTCTTCGGGATTGTCGTGCGGATGTTCTTCAACGATCATGAACCGCCACATTTCCATGCGTCCTACGGTGAAGACGAGGCGCTCATCGCCATCGACACGCTTTCTGTGATCCGCGGACATTTGCCGAGGCGTGCGTTGGCGCTCTCCGTCGAGTGGGCGGTGTTCCACCGTGAGGAGTTGCGCACGGATTGGGAATTGGCTAGGTCGGGAAAACCGCTCGCCGGGATCGCCCCGCTCGAATGA
- a CDS encoding DUF2442 domain-containing protein, with amino-acid sequence MSLTRIVGVVPLKPFRLRLTLSDGREVERDVDALLHGPIFEGIRRDPAVFAAVRVESGTIAWPNGADLCPDVVIWGGLPPAESSIGAAAV; translated from the coding sequence ATGTCGTTGACGAGGATCGTCGGCGTCGTCCCGTTGAAACCGTTCCGCCTTCGGCTCACTTTGAGCGACGGTCGCGAGGTAGAACGCGACGTCGACGCGTTGCTTCACGGGCCGATCTTCGAGGGGATAAGGCGAGACCCGGCGGTATTCGCCGCGGTACGCGTCGAGTCCGGCACGATCGCTTGGCCGAACGGCGCCGATCTCTGCCCGGATGTCGTGATCTGGGGTGGGTTGCCGCCTGCGGAGTCGAGCATCGGCGCGGCGGCTGTGTGA
- a CDS encoding nitroreductase family protein: protein MDVFEAMATRRSVRKYLPEPLADGDLERILEAGRMAASWANTQCWEVVVVRDPAMKARLAATLSEGNPARAAVAEAPLVLVACGRAGRAGYKKGQATTVHGDWMLFDVALFLSNVTHAAHALGYGTVHVGLFDHSAAGSALGAPDDIRVVELMPMGRPSGPPREAPPRRPLAEIVHRDGFRR, encoded by the coding sequence ATGGACGTCTTCGAAGCGATGGCGACGCGGCGCAGCGTGCGCAAGTACCTGCCGGAGCCCCTGGCCGACGGGGATCTCGAGAGGATTCTCGAGGCGGGCCGCATGGCCGCGTCCTGGGCGAACACCCAGTGCTGGGAGGTCGTCGTCGTGCGCGACCCGGCGATGAAGGCGCGGCTCGCGGCGACCCTCTCCGAGGGCAACCCGGCTCGCGCGGCCGTCGCGGAGGCGCCCTTGGTGCTGGTCGCGTGCGGCAGGGCCGGGCGCGCCGGCTACAAGAAGGGGCAGGCGACGACGGTCCACGGCGACTGGATGCTGTTCGACGTCGCGCTGTTCCTCTCCAACGTGACGCACGCGGCGCACGCGCTCGGCTACGGCACGGTGCACGTCGGCCTGTTCGATCACTCCGCGGCGGGCTCTGCGCTGGGCGCGCCGGACGACATCCGGGTCGTCGAGCTCATGCCGATGGGGAGGCCCTCGGGACCGCCCCGCGAGGCGCCGCCGCGAAGGCCGCTCGCCGAGATCGTCCACCGCGACGGGTTCCGGCGCTGA
- a CDS encoding OmpA family protein, with the protein MVVTGKGLWLPALVASLAVGSALAGCCDEQEKLAAELTRRNKDAHAENDALRKQIADLGALQVELDTLKAQLHSSERQLDQNKAAADLAREQQETLKGLMDGLKKMIESGDLEVRIRRGRMVIALPSEVLFASGEAELSEKGQETLASVVQAFQGIKERDFQVAGHTDNVPLGKDNPHASNWHLSAARAVAVVQLMVKKGMSPKRLSAAGYAHYQPAASNKTAKGKAQNRRIEITLMPNLKELPDLSELEEAFGLKEPPPPDEGY; encoded by the coding sequence ATGGTTGTCACAGGAAAGGGGCTCTGGCTCCCGGCGCTCGTCGCGTCTCTCGCCGTCGGCTCGGCGCTCGCCGGCTGCTGCGACGAGCAGGAGAAGCTGGCGGCGGAGCTGACGCGCCGCAACAAGGACGCGCACGCGGAGAACGACGCCCTGCGCAAGCAGATCGCCGACCTGGGCGCGCTGCAGGTCGAGCTCGACACGCTGAAGGCGCAGCTGCACAGCTCGGAGCGGCAGCTCGACCAGAACAAGGCGGCCGCCGATCTCGCCCGGGAGCAGCAGGAGACGCTCAAGGGGCTGATGGACGGCCTCAAGAAGATGATCGAGTCCGGCGATCTCGAGGTGCGCATCCGAAGGGGGCGGATGGTGATCGCGCTGCCGAGCGAGGTGCTCTTCGCGTCCGGCGAGGCGGAGCTGAGCGAGAAGGGCCAGGAGACGCTCGCGAGCGTCGTCCAGGCGTTCCAGGGGATCAAGGAGCGCGACTTCCAGGTGGCCGGGCACACCGACAACGTCCCCCTGGGCAAGGACAACCCGCATGCCAGCAACTGGCACCTGAGCGCCGCGCGGGCCGTGGCGGTGGTCCAGCTCATGGTCAAGAAGGGGATGTCGCCGAAGCGGCTGTCGGCGGCGGGGTACGCGCACTACCAGCCCGCGGCCTCCAACAAGACCGCCAAGGGGAAGGCCCAGAACCGCCGGATCGAGATCACGCTCATGCCCAACCTCAAGGAGCTGCCCGATCTGTCCGAGCTGGAGGAGGCGTTCGGCCTGAAGGAGCCGCCCCCTCCGGACGAGGGGTACTGA